Part of the Ignatzschineria larvae DSM 13226 genome, GATATTGGAACTCCCTGAAAACATCGAGCAGTTTCATGTGAGAGCGGGACGTTTCAATCGTAATCACATCGGCATCGAGATTGGCAATCGAGTGAATAATCTCATTGAAGTTGGAATAACACATGTGAGTATGAATCTGTGTGGTGGACGCAACGCCGGAACTACTCAATCTAAAGGCACGCTCTGCCCACTCAAGATAGGCCGCTTGTCGTGCTTTACGAAGCGGTAATAGCTCTCGAATCGCCGGCTCATCGATCTGAATAATATGTACGCCGGCTGCTTCTAAATCTTGTACCTCATCACGCAAGGCTAAAGCAATTTGATAAGCAGTTGTCTCATCGGACTCATCATCCCGCGGGAAGGACCACGAAAGAATGGTAACGGGACCTGTAAGCATTCCTTTTACCGGAAGATTTGTTAAACTCTGTGCATATTGAATCCACTCAACAGTAATCGCTTTCGGACGAGCAACATCCCCATAAATAATCGGGGGTTTGACGCAGCGAGAACCATAACTCTGTACCCAACCAAATTGAGTAAAGGCAAAGCCATCTAAGTTCTCACCAAAATACTCCACCATGTCATTCCGCTCAGCTTCACCATGCACTAAAACATCTAGACCGAGCTTCTCTTGCTCTTCAATAGCATATTGAATCTGTGCTTGAATCGCCGTTTTATATTCTGCCTCACTAATTCCCCCTAAACGGTACTGTAATCGAGTTTGACGAATATCCCCTGTTTGTGGGAATGAACCGATTGTCGTTGTTGGGAAAAGAGGTAATTGGAATTTAGCTGCTTGTAGCGCTGCGCGCACCGTAAAAGGATCATTGCGCTTAGCATCTTCTGGGCGAATGTCGGCAATTCGTTTGGCAACAGCACTATTGTGAATTCGAGTGGACGTTTCACGTGAAACTTGAATAGCACTTGCTTTCGCTAGAGCATCGCTCACAGCTTCTCTTCCTTGATTTAACCCTTGGGTCAATACTTCAATTTCGGTAATTTTCTGAATACCAAATGCTAGCCAACTGCGAATTTCCGCATCGAGTTTCTCCTCGGCATTGAGATCGACCGGCACATGCAGAAGAGAAGAAGAGGAGCCCACCCACAATTGATCACCCCACTGTTTAGCAAGGGGTTCTAAAATCGTTAAGCTTTTCGCTAGATCATTCGCCCAAATATTACGACCATCCACCAATCCCACTGACAAAATTTTATCACTCGGCCAGGCAGATGCTACCGAATCAAGATCCCCTCGTACCGCATCAATATGTAACCCTGCTACCGGCAATGTTTTGACCGTATTAAGATTATCACCAATTTCATCAAAATAGGTTGTGAGAATCAAGCGATCACTCACCGCAGCTAAAGCCTCATAAACGGTAGTAAATGCCGCTCGCCATTCATCAGAGAGATCTAAGGCTAAAATCGGCTCATCGATCTGAATCCAATCCGCCCCGCTCTCGGCAAGTTTCACTAAAATCGCACGATAAGCCTCGATTAAGGCCGGTACTAAAGTAAGTTTAGAGAAAGTCTCTCCTTTAATAGCACTCAGTTTAAGCCACGTTAATGGGCCCACTAATACCGCTTTGACCGCTTGAGGCTCATTGTTGTCATTGGCATTTTG contains:
- the metE gene encoding 5-methyltetrahydropteroyltriglutamate--homocysteine S-methyltransferase; the encoded protein is MAVAHILGFPRIGAKRELKFALEKYWRGDISQEALLDVARTVEEAAWQAQQGLDLLTVGDFTFYDHILDTSSLLGVIPPRFNHPQGEEVSLDTYFRVARGRAPTGEDAPASEMTKWFDTNYHYIVPEITRNQTFTLSSQKLFDTVKRAKAYVAQNANDNNEPQAVKAVLVGPLTWLKLSAIKGETFSKLTLVPALIEAYRAILVKLAESGADWIQIDEPILALDLSDEWRAAFTTVYEALAAVSDRLILTTYFDEIGDNLNTVKTLPVAGLHIDAVRGDLDSVASAWPSDKILSVGLVDGRNIWANDLAKSLTILEPLAKQWGDQLWVGSSSSLLHVPVDLNAEEKLDAEIRSWLAFGIQKITEIEVLTQGLNQGREAVSDALAKASAIQVSRETSTRIHNSAVAKRIADIRPEDAKRNDPFTVRAALQAAKFQLPLFPTTTIGSFPQTGDIRQTRLQYRLGGISEAEYKTAIQAQIQYAIEEQEKLGLDVLVHGEAERNDMVEYFGENLDGFAFTQFGWVQSYGSRCVKPPIIYGDVARPKAITVEWIQYAQSLTNLPVKGMLTGPVTILSWSFPRDDESDETTAYQIALALRDEVQDLEAAGVHIIQIDEPAIRELLPLRKARQAAYLEWAERAFRLSSSGVASTTQIHTHMCYSNFNEIIHSIANLDADVITIETSRSHMKLLDVFREFQYPNDIGPGVYDIHSPRIPTTQEIETLIERATEYLPKERIWINPDCGLKTRGWDEVREALNHLVAATKSLRQKYQAE